Proteins from a single region of Verrucosispora sp. NA02020:
- a CDS encoding ATP-binding cassette domain-containing protein: MTNGPPAVELVELRKSFGDLVVLDGLTMRVPAGGVHALLGQNGAGKTTTVRILATLTRPDGGSARVAGHDVVRDRRRVRRTISLAGQHAALDDTQTGLENLTMLARLTGRSGSAARKRATDLLERFALTDAGGRQAITYSGGMRRRLDLAASLVGQPSVVFLDEPTTGLDVRSRQGLWEVVGELARTGVTVLLTTQYLEEADRLADRITVLHQGAIAAEGTADDLKRRFGAHRLELTWHEEAGLRAAAALLGDRVTGRDPERLALSVATDGSAAQVRALLDEIDPDRHGVARFTVREATLDDVFLTLTGTPVPAKRQVAHV; the protein is encoded by the coding sequence ATGACGAACGGACCACCGGCGGTCGAGCTGGTCGAGCTGAGGAAGTCCTTCGGTGACCTTGTCGTCCTCGACGGGCTGACCATGCGGGTGCCGGCCGGCGGCGTACACGCGCTGCTCGGCCAGAACGGGGCCGGCAAGACCACCACCGTGCGGATCCTGGCCACGCTGACCCGGCCCGACGGGGGCAGCGCCCGGGTCGCCGGCCACGACGTGGTGCGCGACCGGCGGCGGGTCCGGCGGACGATCAGCCTCGCCGGCCAGCACGCCGCCCTGGACGACACCCAGACCGGCCTGGAGAACCTGACCATGCTGGCCCGGCTCACCGGGCGGTCCGGGTCGGCGGCCCGGAAGCGCGCCACCGACCTGCTGGAACGCTTCGCGCTGACCGACGCGGGCGGGCGGCAGGCGATCACCTACTCCGGGGGCATGCGCCGCCGCCTGGACCTCGCCGCCAGCCTGGTCGGGCAGCCGTCCGTGGTCTTCCTCGACGAGCCCACCACCGGCCTGGACGTGCGCAGCCGGCAGGGGCTCTGGGAGGTCGTCGGCGAACTCGCCCGCACCGGGGTGACCGTGCTGCTCACCACGCAGTACCTGGAGGAGGCCGACCGCCTGGCCGACCGGATCACCGTGTTGCACCAGGGCGCGATCGCCGCCGAGGGCACCGCCGACGACCTCAAGCGCCGCTTCGGCGCGCACCGGCTGGAGCTGACCTGGCACGAGGAGGCCGGCCTCCGCGCGGCGGCCGCGCTGTTGGGCGACCGGGTCACCGGCCGGGACCCCGAGCGGCTCGCCCTCTCGGTGGCCACCGACGGCAGTGCGGCACAGGTGCGCGCGCTGCTCGACGAGATCGATCCGGACCGTCACGGGGTGGCCCGGTTCACCGTCCGGGAGGCGACCCTCGACGACGTCTTCCTCACCCTCACCGGCACTCCGGTGCCCGCGAAACGGCAGGTGGCGCATGTCTGA
- a CDS encoding ABC transporter permease: MSELAVRGSQTAVMIGRCVRLSRRNVDAMLTSLLLPVMLMLVFVYLFGGAIDTGSAYVTYVVPGVLLLCAGFGAAGTAVSVTTDMTNGMIERLRTMDVGATSIIGGHVVASIARNTVSTVLVLAVAVAIGFRPAVAPLRWLAAAGVLLLFLLAVSWLSAAFGLLARTPEAAGGYTFLVMFLPYPSSAFVPVETLPGWLRGFAEHQPVTPVIESLRGLLLDLPVGTAPARAAAWCLGLLAVAVLLSAVLFRRRIA; this comes from the coding sequence ATGTCTGAGCTGGCGGTACGCGGATCGCAGACGGCGGTGATGATCGGCCGTTGCGTCCGGCTGTCCCGCCGCAACGTCGACGCGATGCTCACCTCGCTGCTGCTGCCGGTGATGCTGATGCTGGTCTTCGTCTACCTCTTCGGCGGGGCGATCGACACCGGCTCGGCGTACGTCACCTACGTGGTGCCCGGCGTGCTGCTGCTCTGCGCCGGGTTCGGTGCGGCGGGCACGGCGGTGAGCGTCACCACGGACATGACCAACGGCATGATCGAGCGGCTGCGCACCATGGACGTCGGCGCGACCTCGATCATCGGCGGTCACGTGGTGGCCAGCATCGCCCGCAACACGGTCTCCACCGTGCTGGTGCTGGCCGTCGCCGTCGCCATCGGGTTCCGGCCCGCCGTGGCACCGCTGCGGTGGCTGGCCGCCGCCGGGGTGCTGCTGTTGTTCCTGCTGGCGGTCTCCTGGCTGTCGGCGGCGTTCGGGCTGTTGGCCCGTACCCCCGAGGCGGCCGGCGGCTACACCTTCCTGGTGATGTTCCTGCCCTACCCGAGCAGTGCCTTCGTGCCGGTCGAGACGCTGCCCGGTTGGCTGCGCGGCTTCGCCGAACACCAACCCGTCACGCCGGTCATCGAGTCCCTGCGCGGGTTGCTGCTCGACCTGCCGGTCGGCACGGCGCCGGCCCGTGCGGCGGCCTGGTGCCTGGGTCTGCTGGCGGTCGCGGTGCTGCTCTCGGCGGTGCTGTTCCGTCGTCGGATCGCCTGA